In Humulus lupulus chromosome 6, drHumLupu1.1, whole genome shotgun sequence, a single genomic region encodes these proteins:
- the LOC133781883 gene encoding auxin-induced protein 15A-like, whose amino-acid sequence MGFRFPSVVHAKKLIQRPFSSSKDVPKGYLAVYVGENRMKRFVIPLSYLNQPSFQDLLSQAEEEFGFDHPMGALTIPCREDAFIDLISRLSA is encoded by the coding sequence ATGGGTTTTCGATTTCCAAGTGTAGTTCATGCTAAGAAGCTGATCCAGAGACCTTTTTCAAGTTCAAAAGATGTTCCAAAAGGGTATTTGGCTGTTTATGTTGGGGAAAACAGAATGAAGAGATTTGTGATCCCTTTATCATATTTGAACCAGCCATCATTCCAAGACTTGCTCAGTCAAGCTGAAGAAGAATTCGGATTCGATCATCCAATGGGAGCTCTTACAATTCCATGCAGAGAAGATGCCTTCATCGATCTTATTTCTCGCTTGAGTGCCTAG